From the Oncorhynchus nerka isolate Pitt River linkage group LG28, Oner_Uvic_2.0, whole genome shotgun sequence genome, one window contains:
- the LOC135565535 gene encoding trichohyalin-like, giving the protein EREREREKERKRERERERERERERERKEREREREREKERKREREREREREREREEREREQRKRERKRKREREREREREREREREREKERKRERKRKRKREREKEREKEKRKREREREKREREREREREKEREKRERERRKRKREREREREREREKEKEREKREREKEREKERERTRKEKEREREKEREREREREKERERERKRKEREREREREREREREKEKEKEKERERERREKEREREKREKREREREREREREREREREREKRERERERERERKRERERREREERERERKRERERERERERERERERERERERERERERKREREREKERERKRKREREREKEREREREREREREERKRERKREERERKRERERERERERERESERERERTRERERERKREREKEREEKEREKERKRERERERKREKEREREERKRERERERERERERENERERERKEREKERERK; this is encoded by the exons gagagagagagagagagagagaaagagagaaagagagagagagaaagagagagagagagagagagagaaagagagagaaaagagagagagagagagagagagagagagaaagagagaaagagagagagagaaagagagagagagagagagagagagagagaagagagagagagagaacagagaaagagagagagaaagagaaagagagaaagagagagagagagagaaagagaaagagagagagagagagagagagagaaagagagaaagagagagagaaagagaaagagaaagagagagagagagaaagagagagagaaagagaagagaaagagagagagagaaagagagaaaagagagagagagagagagagagaacgagagaaagagagagagaagagagagagagaaagaagaaagagaaagagagaaagagagagagagagagagagagagagagagaaagagaaagagagagaaaagagagaaagagagaaagagagagagaaagagagagagagaacgagaaaagagaaagagagagaaagagagaaagagagagagagagagagagagagagagaaagagagagagagagagagaaagagaaaagagagagagagagagagagagagagagagagagagagagagagagaaagagaaagagaaagagaaagagagagagagagagagaagagagaaagagagagaaagagagaagagagagaaaagagaaagagaaagagagagagagagagaaagagagagagagagagagagagagagagagaagagagaaagagagagagagagagagagagagagaaagagagagagagaaag gagagagagagaagagagagagagagagagaaagagagaaagagaaagagaaagagaaagagagagagagagagagagagagagagagagagagagagagagagagagagagagagagagaaagagagagagagagagagagaaagagagagagagaaagagaaagagagagagagagagagagaaagagagagaaagagaaagagagagagaaagagagagagaagagagaaagagagagagaaagagagaagagagagagagaaagagagagagagaaagagaaagagagagagaacgagaaagagagagcgaaagagagagagagagaacgagagagagagagagagagagaaagagagaaagagagaaagagagagaagagaaagagagagagaaagagagaaagagagagagagagagagagagaaagagagagaaagagagagagagagaagagagaaagagagaaagagaaagagagagagaaagagaaagagagagagagaacgagagagagagagaaagaaaagagagagagaaagagagagagagaaag